A window of the Acidimicrobiales bacterium genome harbors these coding sequences:
- a CDS encoding ABC transporter ATP-binding protein: MSGHRPPVVELSGVSRTFAGTPPVEALRSVDLVIEAGDYLAIVGPSGSGKSTMLHLLGLLDSPTEGSYRLDGVDTADLDERERAALRGSSIGFVFQAFHLLATRSNLENVMLAETYAGGPRSGRRERALAALDRVGLAHLADRSPAELSGGERQRVAIARALVASPSLILADEPTGNLDTANSLNVLDVFDELHAAGATLAIITHDLDVAARAQRRVAILDGRLQ, from the coding sequence ATGAGCGGCCACCGCCCGCCGGTGGTGGAGTTGTCGGGCGTCAGCCGCACCTTCGCCGGCACACCGCCGGTCGAGGCACTCCGGTCGGTCGACCTGGTGATCGAGGCCGGCGACTATCTGGCGATCGTCGGCCCTTCGGGGTCGGGCAAGTCGACCATGCTGCACCTGCTCGGACTGCTCGACTCGCCGACCGAGGGCAGCTACCGGCTCGACGGTGTCGACACCGCCGACCTCGACGAACGGGAGCGGGCGGCCCTTCGGGGCAGCAGCATCGGGTTCGTCTTCCAGGCCTTCCACCTCCTCGCCACCCGATCGAACCTCGAGAACGTGATGCTGGCCGAGACCTATGCGGGTGGACCCCGGAGTGGACGGCGAGAGCGAGCGCTCGCTGCTCTCGATCGGGTCGGCCTCGCCCACCTGGCCGACCGCTCCCCCGCCGAACTGTCGGGCGGTGAACGTCAGCGAGTGGCGATCGCCCGAGCACTCGTGGCCTCACCGTCGCTGATCCTCGCCGACGAGCCGACGGGCAACCTCGACACGGCGAACTCGCTGAACGTGCTGGACGTGTTCGACGAGCTCCACGCCGCCGGCGCCACCCTGGCGATCATCACCCACGATCTCGACGTCGCGGCCCGAGCCCAGCGCCGAGTCGCCATCCTCGACGGGCGGCTCCAGTGA
- a CDS encoding nitroreductase: protein MDAIAALRNKRDQRDYTDEPIADDLLDTVLDAARMAGSAKNQQPVRLVVVTDPATKEALKAGGDFAAWIDRPPVLVVFTVRADAGPRALFDVGRHAQNLMVAATALGLSSCPVTFHHQAVVREILGIPDDVDAPMVVSLGHPAPSSGPSPVAGPRLPLGDYVHRGRWAD, encoded by the coding sequence ATGGACGCCATCGCCGCCCTCCGGAACAAGCGAGACCAACGGGACTACACCGACGAGCCGATTGCCGACGACCTGCTCGACACCGTGCTCGACGCCGCCCGCATGGCCGGGTCGGCCAAGAACCAGCAGCCCGTCCGTCTCGTCGTGGTCACCGATCCCGCCACCAAGGAAGCGCTGAAGGCCGGCGGCGACTTCGCGGCGTGGATCGACCGGCCGCCCGTGCTCGTGGTGTTCACCGTGCGGGCCGACGCCGGACCCCGCGCGCTGTTCGACGTCGGCCGACACGCCCAGAACCTGATGGTGGCGGCCACCGCGCTCGGGTTGTCGTCGTGCCCGGTCACCTTCCACCACCAGGCCGTCGTGCGCGAGATCCTCGGCATCCCCGACGACGTCGACGCCCCGATGGTGGTCAGCCTCGGACATCCGGCCCCGAGCAGCGGCCCGTCACCGGTCGCCGGGCCCCGGTTGCCGCTCGGTGACTATGTCCACCGTGGACGTTGGGCCGACTGA
- a CDS encoding peptidoglycan-binding protein: protein MERRRLLAAVAAVAVASTGVGWVAGQRIKSPAEIASETAPPTPSLITVPVESRVLSSTVIVRGTVTFDEQTDISVTGAGASGGSAIITRVPLQPGDQLTEGAVLAEISGRPVIALQGDLPVFRNLTPGLQGPDVAQLEAALIRLGYDPGSVDTNYDAATETAVEALYRDLGYAPKGPTFDETTTLEAAQDRVRGAQESLRIAEASVRNAGVANSTRLQLDRAVAAAEQQLAIVNGQSAIARTQAAETVAAAQNAYNIDPSPDNAAYLRDAQANEVVVNREQDLAINDATAQLDIARALRAEGLDDDSAAGAQRQLDDARAELADANDDLARLDALIGVSFPAGEVVFLPMLPRQVQAVPVVPGDALDGPVMTVSGSGVVIDSAISVTDRALVEAGAEAIVDDDGLGIRARATITVIADNPGGDASNDRYAMRLEPLDPLPDEAVGRSLRVSIPIESTGGEVLAVPLAALSAGPGGDARVEVERSDGTTQFLAVTPGLRAEGYVELSTVSGGELRAGDRVVVGRDLALPVTDGDG from the coding sequence ATGGAACGTCGTCGTCTGCTTGCTGCCGTCGCCGCCGTGGCCGTCGCCTCGACCGGGGTCGGCTGGGTCGCGGGGCAGCGCATCAAGTCGCCGGCCGAGATCGCATCCGAGACCGCTCCGCCCACGCCGTCGCTCATCACCGTGCCGGTCGAGTCCCGGGTGCTGTCGAGCACGGTCATCGTGCGGGGCACGGTCACCTTCGACGAGCAGACCGACATCTCGGTGACCGGGGCCGGGGCGAGCGGCGGGTCCGCGATCATCACCCGGGTCCCGCTCCAGCCCGGCGATCAGCTGACCGAGGGCGCCGTGCTCGCCGAGATCAGCGGCCGACCGGTGATTGCGCTCCAGGGTGACCTCCCCGTGTTCCGCAACCTCACACCGGGTCTGCAGGGCCCCGATGTCGCCCAGCTCGAAGCGGCCCTCATTCGTCTTGGCTATGACCCCGGCTCGGTCGACACCAACTACGACGCCGCCACCGAGACGGCCGTCGAAGCCCTCTACCGCGACCTCGGCTACGCCCCGAAGGGTCCGACCTTCGACGAGACGACAACGCTCGAAGCGGCCCAGGACCGGGTGCGCGGCGCCCAGGAGAGCCTTCGCATCGCCGAGGCCTCGGTACGCAACGCCGGGGTGGCGAACTCGACCCGCCTCCAACTCGACCGGGCCGTCGCCGCCGCCGAACAGCAGCTGGCGATCGTCAATGGCCAGTCGGCGATCGCCCGCACCCAGGCCGCCGAGACGGTCGCTGCGGCCCAGAACGCCTACAACATCGATCCCTCACCGGACAACGCCGCCTACCTTCGCGACGCCCAGGCCAACGAGGTGGTCGTCAACCGCGAGCAGGACCTCGCGATCAACGATGCCACCGCCCAGCTGGACATCGCCCGAGCGCTACGGGCCGAAGGCCTCGACGACGACAGCGCCGCCGGCGCCCAACGCCAGCTCGACGACGCCCGAGCAGAGCTGGCCGACGCCAACGACGACCTGGCCCGCCTCGATGCACTGATCGGCGTGTCGTTCCCTGCCGGCGAAGTGGTCTTCCTTCCGATGCTGCCCCGCCAGGTGCAGGCCGTCCCCGTCGTCCCCGGCGATGCACTCGACGGTCCGGTGATGACCGTGAGCGGATCCGGGGTCGTGATCGATTCGGCCATCTCGGTGACCGACCGGGCGCTCGTCGAGGCCGGCGCCGAGGCCATCGTGGACGACGACGGACTCGGCATCCGAGCTCGGGCCACCATCACCGTCATTGCCGACAACCCCGGCGGCGATGCGTCGAACGATCGCTACGCCATGCGCCTCGAGCCGCTCGACCCGCTGCCCGACGAGGCCGTCGGCCGCAGCCTGCGAGTGTCGATCCCGATCGAGTCGACCGGCGGCGAGGTGCTCGCCGTACCCCTCGCCGCCCTGTCCGCCGGGCCAGGCGGCGACGCCCGAGTCGAGGTCGAGCGCAGCGACGGCACCACCCAATTCCTCGCCGTGACGCCGGGCCTGCGGGCCGAGGGCTACGTCGAGCTGTCGACCGTGAGCGGCGGCGAACTCCGAGCCGGCGACCGGGTCGTGGTCGGCCGCGATCTGGCGCTGCCGGTCACCGACGGCGACGGATGA
- a CDS encoding cytochrome P450, with amino-acid sequence MSTPVAELTLPTYEPIARRNRGMTRDEIEDYRQQHWMVQVPFGYQLLDHDDCIAVLKDKRWHQAIRLVTAMSGITDEEYLARRQRTSILSAEGDEHQRLRRLVSGAFTPRSADRLRPFMREVINDLLDRVTPSGRCELVNDVCDPYPIPIVCELLGAPKEDWELFSRWATDIFKSFDADVAEHTKTIMAASDAMDAYVADLIAARRDDPREDLLSDLIAAEEEGDRLSTEELVMLAEAVLLAGTDTTRNQLACALAVFAEHPDQWAMLAEHPELAPRAAEESLRYLGAVRGTGRFASEDIEYRDILFPQGTLVFPNFVAANNDPSRFDTPGEFDITAQRESTHLTLGFGLHYCLGANLARAELQEALVIMSQRMPNLRLDGEPVYKPAGVGIWGPASLPLAFDPT; translated from the coding sequence ATGTCGACGCCTGTTGCCGAACTCACCCTTCCGACCTACGAACCCATCGCCAGACGCAACCGGGGCATGACCCGAGACGAGATCGAGGACTACCGCCAACAGCACTGGATGGTCCAAGTCCCGTTCGGCTATCAGCTCCTCGACCATGACGATTGCATCGCCGTACTGAAGGACAAGCGCTGGCACCAGGCCATACGTCTCGTCACCGCCATGTCGGGCATCACCGACGAGGAATACCTCGCCCGCCGCCAGCGCACCTCGATCCTGTCGGCCGAGGGCGACGAGCACCAGCGGCTGCGTCGGCTCGTGAGCGGCGCCTTCACTCCCCGATCCGCCGACCGGCTCCGTCCGTTCATGCGCGAAGTGATCAACGACCTTCTCGATCGAGTCACCCCCAGTGGTCGCTGCGAACTGGTCAACGACGTCTGCGACCCCTACCCGATCCCGATCGTGTGCGAACTGCTCGGCGCACCGAAGGAGGACTGGGAGCTGTTCAGCCGCTGGGCCACCGACATCTTCAAGTCGTTCGACGCCGACGTCGCCGAGCACACCAAGACGATCATGGCGGCCTCCGACGCCATGGACGCCTACGTGGCCGACCTCATCGCCGCCCGCCGAGACGACCCGAGGGAAGACCTGCTGTCCGATCTCATCGCCGCCGAGGAGGAGGGCGACCGCCTCTCCACCGAGGAGCTGGTCATGCTGGCCGAGGCGGTGTTGCTCGCCGGCACCGACACCACCCGCAACCAGCTGGCCTGCGCCCTGGCCGTGTTCGCCGAACACCCCGACCAGTGGGCGATGCTGGCCGAACACCCCGAGCTGGCGCCCCGAGCAGCCGAGGAGTCGCTGCGCTACCTCGGCGCCGTTCGCGGCACCGGCCGGTTCGCCTCCGAAGACATCGAGTATCGGGACATCCTGTTCCCACAGGGGACGCTCGTGTTCCCGAACTTCGTGGCCGCCAACAACGACCCGTCGCGCTTCGACACACCCGGCGAGTTCGACATCACCGCACAGCGGGAATCGACCCACCTCACCCTCGGCTTCGGCCTTCACTACTGCCTCGGGGCGAACCTGGCCCGGGCCGAACTGCAGGAGGCGCTGGTGATCATGTCGCAGCGCATGCCGAACCTGCGCCTCGACGGTGAGCCGGTCTACAAGCCTGCCGGCGTCGGCATCTGGGGCCCCGCCTCACTCCCCCTGGCGTTCGATCCGACCTGA
- a CDS encoding NUDIX hydrolase translates to MTSVDTNERAPVAFRTPQGIEQIDAYLALIAERPELVEGRAALPIITDRDRLIAYAEDTGAAVGMVMTSPFMHTVVDLLDLGHRVHPYSRMIPAERGNDDAVVAFAVTGDRDDLSVLLIEQFRHATGRYHLEVPRGAAQPGMSLAQTAAAELSEETGYRANRVRLLGTTYTDTGILTQRMAIHLLTDLTYVGVVHEELELIRSVRAVPLDEVIRLAARGEITDGYLLQALAMFRAGSY, encoded by the coding sequence ATGACGTCTGTGGACACCAACGAACGCGCCCCCGTTGCGTTCCGTACCCCCCAGGGCATCGAACAGATCGACGCCTATCTCGCCCTGATCGCCGAGCGCCCTGAGCTGGTCGAAGGTCGGGCCGCACTGCCGATCATCACCGATCGGGACCGTCTGATCGCCTATGCCGAGGACACCGGCGCCGCCGTCGGCATGGTGATGACCTCACCGTTCATGCACACCGTCGTCGACCTGCTCGATCTCGGGCATCGGGTGCACCCCTACAGTCGCATGATCCCGGCCGAGCGGGGCAACGACGACGCCGTCGTTGCCTTCGCTGTGACCGGCGATCGCGACGACCTGTCGGTGTTGCTCATCGAGCAGTTCCGGCATGCCACCGGGCGCTACCACCTCGAAGTGCCGCGTGGGGCAGCCCAGCCCGGCATGTCGCTGGCGCAAACCGCGGCCGCCGAGCTCAGCGAGGAGACCGGCTATCGAGCCAACCGTGTCCGCTTGCTCGGTACGACCTACACCGATACCGGCATCTTGACCCAGCGAATGGCGATCCACCTGCTCACCGACCTGACCTATGTCGGCGTCGTCCACGAGGAGCTCGAATTGATCCGCTCGGTTCGGGCCGTGCCGCTCGACGAAGTCATCCGCCTCGCCGCCCGAGGCGAGATCACCGACGGCTATCTCCTGCAGGCGCTCGCCATGTTCCGGGCCGGCAGCTACTGA